One Glycine max cultivar Williams 82 chromosome 4, Glycine_max_v4.0, whole genome shotgun sequence DNA segment encodes these proteins:
- the LOC100796544 gene encoding argininosuccinate lyase, chloroplastic isoform X1: protein MGSIGTVCSSFITAPPSSSSLSRTTPSFCCAFPSRRIIIKPRMGPYPAQAQPKEAKLWGGRFEEGVTDVVERFTESISFDKQLYKQDIMGSRAHATMLAHQGLITVSDRDSILQGLDEIERRIENGEFNWRADREDVHMNIEAALTDLIGEPAKKLHTARSRNDQVLTDFRLWCRDAIDKILVSMKQLQVSLITLALNNEGLIVPGYTHLQRAQPVLLQHLLLAYVEEIERDAGRLVDCRARMNFCPLGACALAGTGLPIDRFMTSEALGFTAPLRNSIDAVSDRDFVLEFLSANAITAVHLSRLGEEWVLWASEEFGFITPSDSVSTGSSIMPQKKNPDPMELVRGKSARVIGDLVTLLTLCKGLPHAYNRDLQEDKEPVFDSVKTILGMLEVSAEFALKITFNRERIQKALPAGHLDATTLADYLVNKGVPFRTSHDIAGKSVALCTLKNCQLLDLSLDELRSINPVFEEDVYEFLGVENAIKKFVSYGSTGSACVASQLDYWLKKLEMK, encoded by the exons ATGGGTTCAATAGGTACGGTGTGTTCAAGCTTCATTACAGCACCTCCGTCGTCATCTTCCCTCTCCAGAACAACTCCTTCGTTCTGCTGCGCATTTCCTTCTCGTAGAATCATCATCAAGCCAAGAATGGGTCCATATCCGGCCCAGGCCCAGCCCAAGGAGGCCAAGCTCTGGGGTGGCAGGTTCGAGGAGGGCGTAACCGACGTTGTAGAGAGGTTCACCGAGTCGATCTCCTTCGACAAGCAGCTCTACAAACAAGACATCATGGGAAGCAGAGCACACGCTACAATGCTCGCTCACCAG gGTTTGATAACCGTGAGTGACAGAGACTCCATTCTCCAAGGTTTGGACGAAATAGAGAGGCGCATTGAGAATGGAGAGTTCAATTGGAGAGCTGACAGGGAGGATGTTCACATGAACATTGAGGCCGCGCTCACCGACTTGATCGGTGAGCCTGCCAAGAAGCTCCACACTGCACGGAGCCGGAACGATCAGGTCTTGACGGATTTTCGCCTCTGGTGTCGCGACGCCATTGACAAGATCCTCGTGAGCATGAAACAGCTTCAGGTCTCACTGATCACCCTGGCTTTGAACAATGAGGGTCTCATTGTTCCTGGTTATACTCACTTGCAGCGCGCTCAGCCGGTTTTGCTGCAGCATCTTCTGTTGGCTTATGTTGAGGAG ATTGAACGTGATGCTGGTCGTTTGGTAGATTGTAGGGCTAGGATGAATTTCTGCCCCTTAGGAGCTTGTGCCTTGGCTGGTACAGGGCTTCCTATTGATCGATTCATGACTTCTGAAGCTTTAGGATTTACGGCTCCCTTGAGGAATAG TATAGATGCAGTTTCAGACCGAGATTTTGTGCTGGAGTTTCTTTCTGCTAATGCCATCACAGCCGTGCATCTTTCTCGGCTTGGTGAAGAGTGGGTATTGTGGGCTTCAGAGGAATTTGGATTCATCACACCAAGCGACTCTGTTTCAACCGGAAGTAGTATAATGCCTCAGAAAAAGAATCCAGATCCGATGGAACTTGTTCGAGGGAAGTCTGCCAGGGTCATAGGGGATCTTGTTACTCTTCTCACATTGTGCAAAGGACTTCCTCATGCTTACAACCGTGATTTGCAG GAAGACAAAGAACCAGTGTTTGACAGCGTTAAAACAATTTTGGGGATGCTTGAAGTATCAGCAGAATTTGCtctaaaaattactttcaatcGGGAAAGAATACAAAAGGCATTACCTGCTGGTCATCTTGATGCAACCACACTAGCTGATTATCTTGTTAACAAG GGTGTGCCATTTAGAACGTCTCACGATATCGCTGGAAAATCTGTTGCTTTATGTACGTTGAAGAACTGCCAACTGCTGGACTTAAGCCTTGATGAGCTGAGAAGTATAAATCCAGTCTTTGAGGAGGATGTGTATGAATTTCTTGGAGTAGAAAATGCGATTAAGAAATTTGTCTCTTATGGCTCCACCGGGTCAGCATGTGTTGCCAGCCAACTTGATTATTGGTTGAAAAAACTTGAAATGAAGTGA
- the LOC100796544 gene encoding argininosuccinate lyase, chloroplastic isoform X2: protein MGPYPAQAQPKEAKLWGGRFEEGVTDVVERFTESISFDKQLYKQDIMGSRAHATMLAHQGLITVSDRDSILQGLDEIERRIENGEFNWRADREDVHMNIEAALTDLIGEPAKKLHTARSRNDQVLTDFRLWCRDAIDKILVSMKQLQVSLITLALNNEGLIVPGYTHLQRAQPVLLQHLLLAYVEEIERDAGRLVDCRARMNFCPLGACALAGTGLPIDRFMTSEALGFTAPLRNSIDAVSDRDFVLEFLSANAITAVHLSRLGEEWVLWASEEFGFITPSDSVSTGSSIMPQKKNPDPMELVRGKSARVIGDLVTLLTLCKGLPHAYNRDLQEDKEPVFDSVKTILGMLEVSAEFALKITFNRERIQKALPAGHLDATTLADYLVNKGVPFRTSHDIAGKSVALCTLKNCQLLDLSLDELRSINPVFEEDVYEFLGVENAIKKFVSYGSTGSACVASQLDYWLKKLEMK, encoded by the exons ATGGGTCCATATCCGGCCCAGGCCCAGCCCAAGGAGGCCAAGCTCTGGGGTGGCAGGTTCGAGGAGGGCGTAACCGACGTTGTAGAGAGGTTCACCGAGTCGATCTCCTTCGACAAGCAGCTCTACAAACAAGACATCATGGGAAGCAGAGCACACGCTACAATGCTCGCTCACCAG gGTTTGATAACCGTGAGTGACAGAGACTCCATTCTCCAAGGTTTGGACGAAATAGAGAGGCGCATTGAGAATGGAGAGTTCAATTGGAGAGCTGACAGGGAGGATGTTCACATGAACATTGAGGCCGCGCTCACCGACTTGATCGGTGAGCCTGCCAAGAAGCTCCACACTGCACGGAGCCGGAACGATCAGGTCTTGACGGATTTTCGCCTCTGGTGTCGCGACGCCATTGACAAGATCCTCGTGAGCATGAAACAGCTTCAGGTCTCACTGATCACCCTGGCTTTGAACAATGAGGGTCTCATTGTTCCTGGTTATACTCACTTGCAGCGCGCTCAGCCGGTTTTGCTGCAGCATCTTCTGTTGGCTTATGTTGAGGAG ATTGAACGTGATGCTGGTCGTTTGGTAGATTGTAGGGCTAGGATGAATTTCTGCCCCTTAGGAGCTTGTGCCTTGGCTGGTACAGGGCTTCCTATTGATCGATTCATGACTTCTGAAGCTTTAGGATTTACGGCTCCCTTGAGGAATAG TATAGATGCAGTTTCAGACCGAGATTTTGTGCTGGAGTTTCTTTCTGCTAATGCCATCACAGCCGTGCATCTTTCTCGGCTTGGTGAAGAGTGGGTATTGTGGGCTTCAGAGGAATTTGGATTCATCACACCAAGCGACTCTGTTTCAACCGGAAGTAGTATAATGCCTCAGAAAAAGAATCCAGATCCGATGGAACTTGTTCGAGGGAAGTCTGCCAGGGTCATAGGGGATCTTGTTACTCTTCTCACATTGTGCAAAGGACTTCCTCATGCTTACAACCGTGATTTGCAG GAAGACAAAGAACCAGTGTTTGACAGCGTTAAAACAATTTTGGGGATGCTTGAAGTATCAGCAGAATTTGCtctaaaaattactttcaatcGGGAAAGAATACAAAAGGCATTACCTGCTGGTCATCTTGATGCAACCACACTAGCTGATTATCTTGTTAACAAG GGTGTGCCATTTAGAACGTCTCACGATATCGCTGGAAAATCTGTTGCTTTATGTACGTTGAAGAACTGCCAACTGCTGGACTTAAGCCTTGATGAGCTGAGAAGTATAAATCCAGTCTTTGAGGAGGATGTGTATGAATTTCTTGGAGTAGAAAATGCGATTAAGAAATTTGTCTCTTATGGCTCCACCGGGTCAGCATGTGTTGCCAGCCAACTTGATTATTGGTTGAAAAAACTTGAAATGAAGTGA